From the Cryptococcus neoformans var. neoformans JEC21 chromosome 6 sequence genome, the window TCACCGCCGATCAGTTGAAGCTCATCGGCGATCAGCAGCCCGATGTTCTGTACATCCTTCCTTGTCTTCCATCGTCGAGAAAGCAAATCCCATTGCGAAGGAGTACAGACGACAACATCCGCTTTTCGCAATAGCGCCAGATCGGCTGTTGATTCTCCGGTGAGGGCGACGatcaccttctccaatcCCTCAAACTTGCTGGACCACTCCGCCACCCGAGtatccaccatctcctggTAAGGCTCAATGCACACCGCCCTTGGCacatccttgcccttcttgctccAAAGCCTCAATAACGCAAACTCCGCACAAATAGTTTTTCCGCTTCCTGTAGGCGCACCGACAAAGACATTGTCGTCAGTAGTGAAAAGAGCTTGGAAGACTTGAGTTTGGATCTTATTGAAATGCTCGAAAGGATAAAGAGATTCAAAAGCCTTGTTGTGAAGGGCTGTAATCGGCAAAGGTTGGAGTTCCAGCAAAGGAGTGTGAGGAGGGAATGGTTCGGGCCTGATCAAGTGAGCGAATGAGATGGGCAACTTGCTCTCCGCCTGTAACCACCTATCAGAAATGACAGACAGATAGTAGTTGGGAGGCACAGGCTCAGAGATGGGGACGGTGATGGTCACGTAATGCTCATCCTCCGCGAACCTTTCTCTTAAGATGAACTGGTCGTGATAAAGGACATTCTCGCCATCCACGTCCTCTACAATGATCCAAAAGGCTTGGCTGGCGCCATGTACATTGCGATCCCACTGGAAGTCAGGAGTAAGAGTGACGTTGATCTTGAGAAGAGATCGAgtgagaggaaggacgTGAGCTTGAAGATCAAGTCGGGGAAACTTGTGAACAAGAGACTGAATGTACGCTCCGCTCTTGGGCAAGCCAATCAACTCTCCTAGTTCAGCGGCGTCAAGATCAAAGTACCTGTACCAAGGGAAGTCCTTCCTTTCTGCACGCTGAACAATCTCACGATTGATCCTTGGGAATTGCCTGAGGGGAGTCATAGACTTccacatccttctctcaacCATTTTACACAGGTCAAGAGCAGCTCGCATGGGTTGAGCCCAGCCCTTTTTGAGGCAGATTTCAAACATGGCGCGAATGATACGGCCAGCAGATTGTTGGATGAAAACCATGTCCGTGACAATGTCAAATCCGGAGAGCTTAAGCTGTGAGATATATGCTTGCAAAAGCACATTCACCTTGGCCACAGACTCGTCCACACCTTCCTTCACGGGTATCGGCACCCTCTCAAGCAACTTGGCCAATTCgagcttctcttcttgcctGACAGGAATCAGCCTGAACTCGTTGCTCAAAGCAAACACTCGGAAGAGGTCGATCATGGTCATGTTAGGTTTAAGGTGCTTGTTATACACAGACATTGAAGAGTACGCAATGTAGTAGTGAGAGGCAATACGGCCAAGATCAGTAGACTGGAAAACACCAGTAGCACGATCATAGCGAACGAGACCTCCCTTTTCGAGAAGGACAGCAGCGGAATGGATTAGATCGGCTACGAGAGAATCAGCGAGGTATTATATACACTTTGCTAATGTTACTCACCTCGCTTCTGAACGAGCGCGTCGTCGCCCTCCTGGTAGTCTGCGCCCACGTTATACAGCTTGGGAGACTCCAACATTCGCACATATCTTTTGAATTGTCAGTATTTCCTCTCTCCGCTACTCTTGAGCGATACTTACAAATAAGTATAGCCCAACCACTGTACACCTTCGTCCCTATTTCTGACATTTCCAAGCACAATCTCGGCATTCAAGTTATCAACCATCCTGCTCACAAACTGACTCTCAATCGGCAACTGTTGGTTCATTAAACTTGTATAGTACTGCAATTCTCCATGgttggtgatgatgataccttCACCATAAGTGTCGAATTGTGGTCGACCAGCACGACCAAGCATCTGAAGGACGTCTTGAGGTGAGAGCTCGGACCATTTACCCTTTTCGGGGTTGTACACTTGGGTACCTTTGATAATAACGGTATGGGCAGGAAGGTTAACGCCCCAAGCCAGCGTAGCGGTACAGCACAAAACCTGGATGTGACCCTCGAAAAACAATTGCTCGACAGTAGTACGGTCTTCTCGAGACATACCGGCATGGTGGATACCGAAACCAAAGGGCAAGAggtccttgagcttggcaTCCTTGCATTGAGCGGCTTCTTGGATAAGAATCTCACGCGAGGCACCCTCAGGGTTAATGAACTGAGTCAAcgtctccttttccatAGCGGTATCACGGAGGAACGCGGCAGTCTTGGCGGTTTCCTTTCGAGAGTGGACGAATACAAGAGTCTGAGATCGGCCGGCGTAGTTGAGAACCTTTTCGTAACAGACCTCGTTGATGGTTTGCAAACGCTTgattgccttcttctcagtgACACCGATAAACTGTTGCTTGAGACCGACGGGACGGTAAGAAGCGTCAAAGTAGAAGAGTCCTTGTTTGGGATCGACACGAAGGAAGGTTGCAACATCCTTATAATTTGGCAATGTCGCAGACAAGCCAACGACACGGACATCATCGTGTGTCTGGTCCATCTTTCTGATGGTTCTCGAAAGAATACTTTCCAAAACAGGTCCTCGGTCATCGTGCAAAAGATGAATCTCATCGACGATAATCAACCTCACGAGGTTGGTGTAGCTGGTGTCAGTACTCTTTCGGGTGATGACATCCCATTTCTCGGGGGTCGTTACAATGATCTGAGTTTCAGAGATTTGCTGCTTTGTCAACTGGCTATCACCAGTCAACTCTGCGACATGAATACCGAGTGAAGAGAAACGTTTGGAAAACGCGTCAACTTGTTCTTGAACAAGAGCCTTCATGGGAGAGACGTAGATAATCTTGAAGGCGTCCTTGTCAATGAAACCAGTGGCCTCGTCGCGGAATTGAGAGATCGCTCGAAGAATGGTCAGGGCAGCACAGTTGGTCTGCGGAATAAGTTAATTTCTATTACAAGACAGTGGAATGTGATGCTCACTTTTCCCGCACCCGTAGGAGCACAAATTAACATCGGCTCATTTGTTCCCCAAGCAATAGGAAACACCTTGCTCTGAATTACGTTCAATTCCCTAGTCTTCACGCTCTCCCATACAGGCCATGTCCATTCCGGCATCTTGGTAATCGGCACCAATTCACCTACGACAGGCTCACGTCGTTTTGGCTCAGGCACATGAATTTCCTCGTAGCCCTTCATCTGACGCTTAAAAGACCCTTCAGGAAGACGGACCTTCTTGGCCGTAAGGAGATGACCACCTTCGCTGAAAATGAGGGAGTCGATGTCGATGGTCTTGCGAGGCTGGGCAATGGTACCAGGCTGAATGGTGGCGGTTTTGGGGATAACAACAGAAGTAGACACGTGGTCGGGCTTCTTGGCAATACCACGCAACTCTCGGAGAATCCATCCAacacccttctctcgcATAGCAACCTCGACATCCTgcttctcatcctcgttACTCCTCGCAAGCTTCGTACACCAAACTATGACGTCCCTGTTCTTCGTTAACTTGGCGACTAAGTCGAAGTTTTCGTAACCGAACATCTCAGCCAAACTGTTTTCGAGATCTCGAAGTTCGGCATCcgaagagaggagagtgagTGCTTGGGAggtaaagtcggaagatTGGACAGGATCAGGATAGTAGGACGCAATGAGACGTTGCAACCAAAAGCCGTCAATGTCACGGGGAGAAACCCTGTCGGAATCGGTAGTAGCAGTCCTTTTCGATGATTTGCCACCAAGGACAAGCGCATCTTGCTCATCTTCAGCAGCTTCCGCTCCtgactcttcttcgtcctcttcatcctcttcctcgtcctcgtctgACGGGTTACCACCAATCTCAAAGTCATCCtcgctttcctcatcttcgtcctcgaAAAGAACCGCGACGCCTTCTTGATCTACTGCTTGTTGCCTTTCATCTGCCccaccctcctcttcttctacatAATCTGTAATTTTCTTACCCAAGCTGACAAGCTGAGCCCAGATAGACTCATCCATCTGCCCAAGTACTGATTCGACATCTTTTCGTTTGTCAAACTCCTTCAAATCTTCCGACTTAAGTGATTCCAGTATTGTATCCGCAGCGGATCTCACGACCTCTTGCGTTTGGTCGCCCAAAATCGTGTGAGTTAACCCAAGTAACAACTCATATACCTCTCTTGTCTCTGCTGTTCTTGGTCTATATCTCAACCCCTCCATTTCAGCTACCGTATCTAGAACGCCTTGTGTACCGAACTGTGCGCGAGATTTCTCTTGAGCTCGGCGGATGGAGCGCTCGACCTCATCGGCAGAAGTAAGTTTGGATTTAGCTTTTCGTTTTTCAAGGTCTTTAGGTGCCGTTGCCTGTACGCGTGAACCCATAGTTTTGGGATCGATACGTCCTACAAGGGACTCAGGAGCACCTGTAGGTTCGTCGTTCCTCACAACTGAGCGATCTGTATGTCCTCAAGGTCAGTTTGACACTTTCGATAAAAGAGCTAAACTGACCTTGATTCACTACGAGGGAGCTCATCGCCCCGTAGTTGAACTGGGAAAGATCCCTACCGCCTTTTTTGGACATGGTGGCGGATTTTAGGAAAATAGGGAAAGACTagaaggatgaaaaaagaaaagcaaTAGGATGTAGGCGGAATCGCCGTATTAGCCCAGAGCAACTGGAAGGGCAACGAAAGTGGTGGCGAAGCTAAATGGTAGGATGAAATAAGAACTAGATCGATGTTTACGTAAAATGGCATTTACCGTAAGCGGAAATTTTAGGGTCACCTATTTAGAATCTGGTAGCTATACAGCAGTACGAGCACAAAAACCGAAAGTCCATTACCTCTGCCGAGTCATACCAGACGTGCTTAGGTTTGGTCCAGTAACTCATCAAATTATAGAACGACATGAGAGATTCAACAATGTCGTTCGCGGCTGCACCATCCGTGGGAGTGGACAAGCCAATAGTCATAATGTGACGGTTTGGTTTGCACAGTACACGCTGGAACCTGTGCCCATTTAATGAATGACAATAAATAGTTGCACCACTGCACGAGTACGACATCCCATTCATGGCATGCACATGCTACGAGGAAACGAAGGAGAATACGTTGCTGTTGAATCACAAGTGAGAAACACTATTCATACATCTCCTACATGGTGGTGTCTGAAGGGTAGTAGTTGTCCTGGTCGAAGTCTTCGACCTCGGAAACAGGAGCGCCAAGTAACTTCCAAGATAGCTTGTTGAAGAGTCACCAGACTGTGAAAGTACTACTGTGTAGATGATGTTTCTTTTCTAGTGTCTATGTATGTATTAATGGTAATGATAAATTTTGGGCTCATGTGTGTTGATTGCTTGTTGTTTGCATTTTACTGATTGAAGCAGGCTCCTGATCGAAATCCAATTGTATTTCAACTGCAGCATTCTGACTTCTAAAAAATGTGTTAATACTTCTCTGATAAGTCACCTCAGACAGgacttctttccatcttcatcccataCCCAAGGCACAAGGCCGTACACAAAAGCACAGGCCCAGAAGTTATTGCTGCATGTATCTTATTACTCGTAGTGTGAAATTTGAAATGAATACACGTAAATAAAGTAGCAATAAGAAGGAAGCAAATAAATGACCATTCCATCGGCTAAATCCGAGCTGCTGGCACTAACTAAATAATAAGTAACCAACAAAGCGCAAGGAAGAACGGAGACACAAAGGTTCAGTGTATCGTTCAATTCTTTTTGTCATCTCTGTTTTCTGTCTCATATTCCATATCTATATTATTCATGGAAATCCCATCAACGGTCGCCCGTCAGTCATCGCGCACTCGCCTCATCCCAGAAAACCAGCACGGCCCACATCTCTCCAAGGAGATCACTCCCGGTGCTCGCGCAATGAGCCTCGAGCGGTTAATCCCCTTCCGAAATGGGTGGTCAGCGgtcgagaggagaagagcaggTGTGTTTGCCACatctgttgttgttggattGGCAAGGTGAGCTTGTTTCGTTCAAGTCGAGCTAGTTACTAACGCAATGAATTGGGACAGTGGAAGTAACTATGGTTACTCGGCATATGCTCCTCAGCTGGCCAGTCAGTTGGTAATTAGCGCAACCTTGGTCAACTTGATCGGCCTCGCTGGGAACTTTGGCATGTACACATCTGGACCTGTATGGGGTAAGATTGTCGACTCCAAGGGGCAGAAGATGTGGGTTCCTGTTCCTTCATGTGTCATAATGCTGCTTATCAGTCATTAGTCCGCTGCTGGCCGGGGGTCTTTGTTGTCTTTTAGGTTACGGTATTACGCATGCTTTTTATACCCATATCATTCCTCTTCGCTCTCCGTCATCTGATGACCCTTCTTACCTTCgcttatctcttcttctttttgcaaTGTTCCTTACGGGCTGCGGCGGTTCAGCAGGTCTGACGTCTGGTGTGAACGCAGTTGCCAAATCATTCCCGGACTCGACACGGGCTTCCGCAACGGGTGCCGTCCTTGCCGGTTTTGGTCTCAGCGCATTTCTGTTTTCAGCTCTCGGTCATTTGTTTTGGCCAGGCGACTCGGGAGGTTTGCTTGCTCTGTTGACAGTCGGTACTGGTGGGCCCATGTTGTTCGCGGCGTTTATTGTCAGAGCAATGCCTCCCGAAGGTGAACAAAGCCTCGGCCCACCTCTGTATGAACAAGTCGAGCAAGACGAGGACGGAGATGGGATGGGTGTAGAAGTCGCCGTCGGTGATTACGGCTCCCCTACATTTTCTCGCTCAAGCTCCTTTGAGCTCAGTCGATCGATGGAATTTTCTCGCTCCCGTTCACCAGCTGCCCGAGGACGTCATATTCATCCTGACCCCGACCATCCTCAACCCCACGCTCACTTTGGCGCCCTTCCTCCGTCTCATAATGCTACCCATAAACCACCTCGTTCCCgctcatcctctctctcgTCTTTGCCCCCGACTCTACTCACTCACTCCCCTGTTGACTTGATCAAGACGGTCGACTTTTGGTtactcttcatcatcctcgctgTTCTTTCTGGGACTGGATTGATGTATATCAATAATGCTGGAACAGTAGTGCTCGCCTtggcgagagaagggaagagggtgtATAATAAGGAAAAGATTGGCGGGTGGCAGGCAAAGCAGGTAGGGTTGGTCAGCATTTGGAACTGTGCTGGTCGAATACTGGGCGGTAAGTCGATTAGCCACTATCAAGTTTAAAGCTTAGGCCACCCCTCAGGCGTGTACTCTGACTTTTGCAAAACCCATTTCCAAATCCGACGCATTTGGGCCCTCCCACTCGTGGCATGTTTGTTCATCGTCTCCCAACTCTCTGCCTTATCTACCACACATGCGCAATCGCTATGGATCGTGTCCAGCCTTCTCGGTCTCGCGTACGGGGCATTGTTCAACGTGATGCCCATGTTAATTTTGGAATGGTTTGGAATGAGACACTTTTCTCAAAACTGGGGCTGGACGGCGGTAGCACCTATCATTGGAAGCAATACGTTCAATGTGTTGTTTGGGAGCGTTTATGATGCTAATTCTGTGAGTATTCTaagcttttttttttttgattCTGTCGAGTTGCTAATCCTGTGAAAGGTTGGACGGATAGGATCGTTTGATCCCGAGGGAACGGACGTTAGCGgggtgatggggatgatggattTCATCAAACGTGGGGGCGTTGCTCTACCTGATGATGGATCACACGATTGTACgtatccttctttcatccaGAACGTACTCGCGGCTAACTCTCATCTTTCCTGGCCTCTCCTCTCATCTTTCCTGGTCTCTcgcccctttttttccttgtcctccatccctcttttccatttcATTCATATCTTCCCGTTGGGCTCGGTTTTCAAAATAGGTCTAATGGGCGAAGAATGCTATGGCTTAGCATTCAAGTTATCCTTTTTGGGATGCATTCTGGCCCTCGTACTGAGTGTTTTGGCCGGTGtgagaagggaaaagatgAGTAAAGAGCGGAGAGGTGCCATGTGAGTTATTGTTGTTGAAGGGTTACGAAGTTGTTCTGTAGCGCTGATCTTTGGTTTTCTGCGTACTAGTTTGGCCAGGAGAACAAGTTCAGATGAAGTTTAATGAGTCTTCGTTATTTGGGTTAACCTGGCCACGGAAGCTCAATGAACGTTGTAGCTGTTATTTCACATCTCTTATTATGTCGGCAACAAAGGAGATTTTTTTGGTAAGCTAAAAGTTAGATATTAGAGGGGGCTGTAACAGTACAACGGTAGTTGGCTTGTAGATAAGGTTATTAGGTTTGGAGATCTAGCGCCATTGCCCCATATATATAACGATTTCGTGCAACGATGCACCAGCTTATGACGGAAACTGGAAGTTAGGTATATACAGTGCAGAGCAAGCATATTAAGCATCAAGCAAGCAGAAATCATATCACGTGAGTTAAAAACAACGATTGAATGGTAAGAACAAAAGGGGTGGTTAAGAATACACGTTATTACAAACATTGTGCAGGTTTCCTTTGACTTTTCATGGACAAGGTTAAGGAAAGTAGGATGAAATAAGATAGACGGGACAAATAAGTGGAGGACTTTAATGCtagaaggagatggtgttGAGTCAAGGACAGGAGGACCACCAGGGGACTGGGGACTTACGAGGACAGAGAAAAGTGTGAGAAATGAACTTTGCACAGAAATAATGCCAGGAAGTCCATGTTTGGAACCGATGCTAAAGGACTATACCCAACAATCAGCTAATGGACATTGAAAAGAccagatgaagaggcgTACAGGAAACAGAAAAATTTAAATGACcactttctccattttttccacctcctccaccacgTCAACGTCCATTGCTTCTCCAACTTCGGGCGTGTTGGAAGTATTTTGCCTTAAGTCATTCACAACCACTTTCTTCCACAAGATGCCTGCTTCCACATCACCTAAAATGCTCAGTCGCCTTTTACCTTTTGCCTTCCCGTTGGACTCATTTGTCGTGGTGAACGTTGGAGAACCGTCCGGGTCGTAATTCTCATCGATCACTCGGACGTCGGTGGAAGTCTTGATTGGAGCAAGGCCAGTGACAGGGGGGGGATCAAAAGTAGGCGTGGGAACGGCAGGAGACCTAGACCTTTCTCCGCGAGGAGTGGAAGTTCGACtagatgatggtgatgatacCCCAGACCAGCTTGGGACGAGAGGCAGTGCTCTACCTTTATGTAGGATTGCAGATGAAGGAAGGTATCGCGGGTCGGCAAAGGTGCTTGGTCGTTTAATTGGGTCTTCGCGCTCTTTACCTTTGTCATTAATTTTGGttgatgacgaagatgaagacgaagaacgGATGATAGTGGTGGGAGAGTgagtgatggaagagatggtgacagatgggaagatggtgggTGGGAGATACTTGGGACGAATAGGCTGTTTATCGGTTATCTTATCAGTGGTCCCTTTATCACGTGAAGGACGGGATAAGGGCATCTGTGCCCCCCTCTTTGCCAAATGGCTAGTGGGCGGAAACATGCTTCTAACATCGTGAGGATGTGTCGGGAAGGGACATGGACCGAGGGAAGGGTCTGTAAGATGTGGGCAGGTGGTTGCGAATATGGAGAATTGTGGAGCGACTGGCGtcttgctgttgctgctgttgcctGCGGCTGGCGGGGTTGCAAATATGGAGCCAGCAGGAGGCGCCGGGGGATATGCAGGAGTCAATGGCTTGATTGCATTCCTACCATTACTCCTGCTCCACCTGTTCGGAGCATTTGTCGGAGTATTGTTATCGTTGTCGACCGGTGCGGGGAATACCTTTGCGGGGTCGGCTTTCCCGGCCGACGTTGCCGGTGCGCGAGCATTTTGGGGTTGACTCGCAGGTAGGCGAGCGTTTTTTTGCGCCAACAAAGAAGGGATGTGCTGAGGTATAATGCGTGGCCCACCTACACCGTCATAGATCTCTGGGGGGGTCGCTGTTCCAGACCTGGATTGTTGCTTCTTTCGGTCCCAGCTGCTAGTATCACTCGCAATGTAAACTGGTTCCGGCCACCCAGATAAGGCGATCATGATCGGTGAAGGTTCGCTGCCTCTTCTGGCTTTGCGTTGTGGTGAGTAAGGCGGTGGAGTGCTAGACATAAGGCGTGGGCTGCTAGGAGTActctttgaagaggaatggGATGCTTGTTGGAGCATTGTTGtttgtggagatggagttgCAAAAAGTGGGGAAACTGTTCGGAAGTCTTTTGTACGCGACGGCGGGTGTTCGGGATTCCGAATCAGTTCCCATGTTCAGATCTGCCAGGCACGTAATTACAACCTCCTTCGTTCATTCCTAAATCGCCACCTATTCATGTCTAGTTGTCGGGTATGGAGATAAGCGACGATTTCTAATCCCCATGGGGACTGCATTTAATAAATTAAGAATTCCCCTGTTCCCTCTGGATTCCCGGCCCTAACAGTATCGAGCACGACGACGAACGACAGGAAAAACTGGACATTAAAAAATTATTACAATTGTAGAAGAAAAATGTGTACAAAAGGCCCAGCCCCAGCATCAGAAACCAGGCAGCAGAACGCAAGGATATCTGTATGATGAATCATTTGCTCATCCTCCaacctttcttttccccttgACCTCCGCTGCTATCTATTCTGTTATCCGACGCTTAGTAGCCtgatctcttcatcccgaAAATCCTGTTCTGCACAACCTTGCCATACTTGACAATATACGGCTCCAATGTCCAATCGATCCATGGACGTGGTCTCctcccatcatcaccttcttTACCCATCAAGATATCCCTTGCCTCCTTACAGCACTGTTCCAGGCGTTGCTTGGTTTTCTGTTTATCTCTGGGGTTTGTGGTTGGTTCGTACGGCGGAAGTGGCGGCAACCATTCTTCCTATTTCAGGGCCAGGtcggggaagaagacgcGCTGGTTAGCCAATAGCTAAAAATATAACTCATAACCTTATGCACCACGAAACGTCCCTTTGCTACCCCGCACTTTCGGCAAAGTTATACGCGCCTTTGCTACgtcacttcttctcgtcctcctttTACTCCTTGCTCACGTCTTTCCTCATTCCGGATAACACACCATCCCGACTCCAGCATATCCAAATAAAAATGAAAGAGACAGATGACTCactgcttcttccccgCAAAATACTGTCAAATCCGACTGCCTATCCATAAGCAACAGATAAAACCTATACCTCCACTCCACTTGCTTCCCTTCGACATCTCCACAGTTTCCACACGACATTAGATTTGATTGAAAGCACTTATTACAATTCTTGCACCAAGCATGCACCAACATCTCCCTCTCGCCTACTTCTTCCCGGGAAAAGATATCATCCACTTTGGCAATCGTTCGCAGCTTGGCTGGTTCCCTGAACTCGGTTATGTCGGATAACGTGGAGAGAGGGTGTTTGGTAGGGTGGCGGTAGATGGTATGAAGCGCGCGCCAGCAATCGGCCGGTTGTACGAGGGGCGTCATAGGGATGATGGTGCTTATTGCAGTGGCGGAAGAGTCGGTGGTTGAGAGGGCGGGACGACTAGTCTGATTGGTGAGGGGAATGGACGCTTGTTTCGTTTCTGGTACTTTTCCGGAGGGGACTGCAGATGCTGGCTGAGGCTCGACTTCCAGCTCCGCTTCCGGTTCTGGCTCGGAATCGAAATATTCGATTCCAGTTACAGCGGTCTCCTTTGCCCTCAGCTCCATAATCTTCCTACTCATCTACGGTCAGCTCATCCTACAACGCCTTGCGAGATGCATTGGGCGCACGCACCTTTCAATTTCCGCCTTGATATCCACATCAATTACTGGGCTAATTTTCCTCTCTCTAAAGTTCTGCGTCGCTGTTCCCTTATTCGCCCAGAAAATCTCTACAGAACCAGATTGACGATGCATCTTGCAGTGCAGGTTCGGGATTTTCACGATGCTGCCTTTTTTCAAATGCTCAATCCCTGACTCGCTGCCGAAATCGTCTATGGCGACACAGAAGACAGCCTCGGGAGGCAGACCGAAGGCCAAATTGTGAAAGTTGGAATTGATATGGCCTGCTCGGACAGGGCACGTCCCGTCCGTAATGTACACTTCGAGAGCGGGGCCTTGCCTCTGCTCTTTGAGGTTATCGATTACTTTCAAAATCTTTTAGGTGTCAGCTGGGATACACATCACGATTCAAACATCAGATGACTTACTTTGACATTGCCATCGAAGAAATTCCCGACTTCAACGTTGGCAAGATACAtcatctttgccttcttcccGCTCATCCCATCCACAATCTGCTTGCCCGTGCTCGAAGCTGTATTCCAGCTCCATAAagccttcatcctctccaactcATCGTCGCCCAGCGGATATTTCTGATATTCCGAAGGATTAATTGGTTGTCGGCCACCGCGCCAAATGAAAAGCTGATCACTGTTACTTCCACAATTCAGTTTCGACTTATCGTTGAATCTGGTTGAAAAACAATTGCGGCATAGCACGACGTCGCCAATTTTGAATTTATTCTTGAGAAGTTCGCCATCCCTTCTGAAAATCGCCAAAACAAGTTGTTCAGAAGCGATAGCGTTGCTAGGGTCTGTCAAAACGAGAGATATAATCCAATCTTTGCCTGCCATAAAGTAAATGAGTTATGGAAAAAGCATATATGGAATAGCATACCATTTCTCGTAGGCGGTGAGGGCCCATTGATATGACCGACTACGCCTACAGCACCGATACCGTTCATTCTATTTGTAAAAGCTGCAATCTCCTCGAGCGTGTGATATATAGTACCCTTATGGTTATGTTTAGCCTCTAAACCAGAATTTTGACATGATGTAACCCACGTTCTTCGCTCTAAATCCTTTATTGAGTTCAGATCCGCTTGGAAGTACAGCGCGTTGGGTGACACTTCCGGTTTCACCAATAGCACCGCTTATAGACGTATTGTCACCCGACTGAGGACCAGCAGGAAGCGTGGGCTGATTTGCGCTAGGACCAAAGCTTATCCAACCATCGCCTTGTATTTGTACCCTTCTTACAGCAGACGCAGCTCTAGGGGCAGGAACAGAAGGGGCGTTCGTCGGTGTGAGGTTTGAGCTCAAATTCACCACAGTTGGAGGCGCTGGGGCAGTAACGAGGGAGTCGGCAGGTCGTTCATCACTACGATGTCGTTTGGCACTGGGATCCAATTCTTCGCTTGATCGTTTACGAGCGTCTACCAAGAGCTGGTCTGGAGGTTGAAATTCGGAAAGAGGTCTGACTGGTTTGACGACTGGGATATTGATAGCTGTTGCAGGCCTAAGGAGTTCACGTGAATCGCCGGAATAAGAACGAGAGCAGTGGACCTTAGTCATAGGAATTTTGGGTTCTGAATGCGTTCATTAACCGTCTTTTCAAGGTTCAAGAGCCTTTGAAGGTAGTGATGACCTACCATTGATAATCTTGATGGTTCTATCATTGAACTTGAGAGTTAATCCCCCAACACCAGCCAGAACTACATCTGTGTACGGTTTT encodes:
- a CDS encoding pre-mRNA splicing factor, putative — encoded protein: MSKKGGRDLSQFNYGAMSSLVVNQDRSVVRNDEPTGAPESLVGRIDPKTMGSRVQATAPKDLEKRKAKSKLTSADEVERSIRRAQEKSRAQFGTQGVLDTVAEMEGLRYRPRTAETREVYELLLGLTHTILGDQTQEVVRSAADTILESLKSEDLKEFDKRKDVESVLGQMDESIWAQLVSLGKKITDYVEEEEGGADERQQAVDQEGVAVLFEDEDEESEDDFEIGGNPSDEDEEEDEEDEEESGAEAAEDEQDALVLGGKSSKRTATTDSDRVSPRDIDGFWLQRLIASYYPDPVQSSDFTSQALTLLSSDAELRDLENSLAEMFGYENFDLVAKLTKNRDVIVWCTKLARSNEDEKQDVEVAMREKGVGWILRELRGIAKKPDHVSTSVVIPKTATIQPGTIAQPRKTIDIDSLIFSEGGHLLTAKKVRLPEGSFKRQMKGYEEIHVPEPKRREPVVGELVPITKMPEWTWPVWESVKTRELNVIQSKVFPIAWGTNEPMLICAPTGAGKTNCAALTILRAISQFRDEATGFIDKDAFKIIYVSPMKALVQEQVDAFSKRFSSLGIHVAELTGDSQLTKQQISETQIIVTTPEKWDVITRKSTDTSYTNLVRLIIVDEIHLLHDDRGPVLESILSRTIRKMDQTHDDVRVVGLSATLPNYKDVATFLRVDPKQGLFYFDASYRPVGLKQQFIGVTEKKAIKRLQTINEVCYEKVLNYAGRSQTLVFVHSRKETAKTAAFLRDTAMEKETLTQFINPEGASREILIQEAAQCKDAKLKDLLPFGFGIHHAGMSREDRTTVEQLFFEGHIQVLCCTATLAWGVNLPAHTVIIKGTQVYNPEKGKWSELSPQDVLQMLGRAGRPQFDTYGEGIIITNHGELQYYTSLMNQQLPIESQFVSRMVDNLNAEIVLGNVRNRDEGVQWLGYTYLYVRMLESPKLYNVGADYQEGDDALVQKRADLIHSAAVLLEKGGLVRYDRATGVFQSTDLGRIASHYYIAYSSMSVYNKHLKPNMTMIDLFRVFALSNEFRLIPVRQEEKLELAKLLERVPIPVKEGVDESVAKVNVLLQAYISQLKLSGFDIVTDMVFIQQSAGRIIRAMFEICLKKGWAQPMRAALDLCKMVERRMWKSMTPLRQFPRINREIVQRAERKDFPWYRYFDLDAAELGELIGLPKSGAYIQSLVHKFPRLDLQAHVLPLTRSLLKINVTLTPDFQWDRNVHGASQAFWIIVEDVDGENVLYHDQFILRERFAEDEHYVTITVPISEPVPPNYYLSVISDRWLQAESKLPISFAHLIRPEPFPPHTPLLELQPLPITALHNKAFESLYPFEHFNKIQTQVFQALFTTDDNVFVGAPTGSGKTICAEFALLRLWSKKGKDVPRAVCIEPYQEMVDTRVAEWSSKFEGLEKVIVALTGESTADLALLRKADVVVCTPSQWDLLSRRWKTRKDVQNIGLLIADELQLIGGDVGSTYEVIVSRTRYVSQQTGITTRIVACSVSLSNARDLGDWIGAGSQTVFNFSPAARPLPLEVHLQSFNVPHFPSLMLAMAKPAYLSMVEHSAGRPTICFVASRKQCKLTANDILTYCLADDDETRFLNVEREDLEPHLERLSDEDLKETLRYGIGYYHEALSKLDKKIVTTLFEEGAIKVLVASKGTAWSLPATAYMVIIMGVQYFDGQEHRYVDYAIADILQMMGRACRPMIDTSSRCVLMCQQTRKDFFKKFLNEALPVESSLPSYLHDHFNAEIVARTIENKQDAVDWCTWTWFYRRLMQNPGFYNLQGTTPTHIGEYLSELVETTLNDLVNSDCIIIQDDMDTLPNNLGMIASFYYISYITVEIFSQSIKETTKLKGLLEIVSSAHEFETVPIRHHEDTLLERIYDRVPVKVAKVDYNSPYFKTFLLLQAHFSRTTLPPDLAIDQSTILGKVTGLLSAAVDVMSSKSLLGCLGAMDLSQMCVQAIWDRDSPLKQVPYFDADVLGRFKAKGLDSVYDIMELEDDERNDLLRMSDRQLARVAKFVNSYPNIEVSYDVEDASSLTSSDPVVLNITLDREADEGNPEDQVADAPHFPHKKMVSWWLVVGDEKTKSLYAIKKVTVKATLKTKLEFTLPEGEWNLKLFLICDSYAGADQDFDIETLKVVEGESSDEESSEEEMEVDN